One genomic region from Haloarcula taiwanensis encodes:
- a CDS encoding dihydroxyacetone kinase subunit L produces the protein MSPESDAAAAAVAAVENVADRIETEREHLTDLDSAIGDADHGGNMARGWQAAAEAVTDLDSPTVEAVVKTAGKTLLSEVGGASGPLYGGSLVFASAELSDGLTAESAVAFAETYLEKVQDRGDAKVGDKTMIDALVPAVHTFKKSVETDDLPPLDALAKAVAAAEHGVAFTVPIRAAKGRASYLGWRSVGHQDPGATSTLYIMEELLATAADHLDQVVPSVDATSPTIPDGEATEE, from the coding sequence ATGAGCCCGGAGAGCGACGCCGCGGCCGCTGCCGTCGCGGCCGTCGAGAACGTCGCGGACAGAATCGAGACCGAACGGGAGCACCTCACCGATCTTGACTCCGCAATCGGCGACGCCGACCACGGCGGTAACATGGCCCGGGGGTGGCAGGCAGCAGCCGAAGCGGTTACCGACCTCGACAGCCCAACGGTCGAGGCGGTCGTCAAAACTGCCGGAAAGACCCTGTTGTCGGAGGTCGGTGGGGCGTCGGGGCCGCTGTACGGCGGTTCGCTCGTGTTCGCCAGTGCGGAGCTGAGCGACGGCCTCACCGCCGAATCGGCCGTCGCCTTCGCGGAGACGTACCTGGAGAAGGTGCAGGACCGCGGCGACGCGAAGGTCGGCGACAAGACGATGATCGACGCGCTCGTCCCAGCGGTTCACACGTTCAAGAAGTCCGTCGAGACGGACGACCTGCCCCCGCTCGACGCCCTCGCGAAAGCCGTCGCGGCAGCGGAGCACGGCGTCGCATTCACCGTCCCCATCCGGGCCGCAAAGGGTCGGGCGTCGTATCTGGGCTGGCGGTCAGTCGGGCATCAAGACCCGGGAGCGACAAGCACGCTGTACATCATGGAAGAGCTGCTGGCGACGGCCGCAGATCACCTCGACCAGGTAGTCCCGTCGGTCGACGCCACCTCTCCGACGATTCCCGATGGGGAGGCGACCGAGGAATAA
- a CDS encoding dihydroxyacetone kinase subunit DhaK: protein MKKLINDAETVVDEMLDGMVAAYPDTVRRLPDTQVLVRDSAPVDDKVAVVSGGGSGHEPTHAGYLGEGMLDGAAAGEVFTSPTADELEAMVDACDSGAGVLLVIKNYEGDVMNFETAGEMVEMEGTEVAEVVVDDDVAVEDSLYTSGRRGVCGTILVHKAAGAKAAEGADLDEVQRVAHKVVNNVGTMGMALTSCVTPEKGEPTFDLGEDEIELGIGIHGEPGVERTEAMSADEITEELTEAVLDDLELDAGQEVVTIVNGMGGTPQMELFVVNRRLQELLGERDIETWDAWVGDYMTSLDMAGCSITVCAVDEELKALLGAPAETPALTVR, encoded by the coding sequence ATGAAGAAGCTCATCAACGATGCGGAGACGGTCGTCGACGAGATGCTCGACGGGATGGTCGCGGCGTACCCCGACACCGTTCGCCGGTTACCTGACACACAAGTGCTGGTCCGGGACAGCGCGCCGGTCGACGACAAGGTGGCGGTCGTCAGCGGCGGCGGGAGCGGTCACGAGCCGACACACGCCGGCTATCTGGGCGAGGGAATGCTCGACGGTGCAGCGGCGGGAGAAGTGTTCACCTCCCCGACAGCGGACGAACTCGAAGCGATGGTCGACGCCTGCGACAGCGGGGCGGGCGTCCTGCTGGTCATCAAAAACTACGAGGGCGACGTGATGAACTTCGAAACGGCCGGGGAGATGGTGGAGATGGAGGGGACGGAAGTCGCCGAAGTCGTGGTCGACGATGACGTGGCCGTCGAGGACTCGCTGTACACGAGCGGTCGCCGCGGCGTCTGTGGGACGATTCTCGTCCACAAGGCCGCCGGCGCGAAGGCCGCTGAAGGCGCGGACCTCGACGAGGTACAGCGCGTGGCACACAAGGTCGTTAACAATGTCGGGACGATGGGCATGGCCCTCACCTCCTGTGTCACCCCTGAAAAGGGGGAACCGACGTTCGACCTTGGCGAAGACGAAATCGAACTCGGCATCGGCATCCACGGCGAGCCGGGGGTCGAGCGGACAGAGGCGATGTCCGCCGACGAGATTACCGAGGAACTCACCGAGGCCGTCCTCGACGACCTCGAACTGGACGCCGGCCAAGAGGTCGTCACCATCGTCAACGGGATGGGCGGGACGCCACAGATGGAACTGTTCGTCGTCAACCGTCGCCTGCAGGAACTCCTCGGTGAACGGGACATCGAGACGTGGGACGCGTGGGTGGGAGATTACATGACCTCGCTGGACATGGCAGGGTGTTCAATTACGGTCTGTGCGGTGGACGAGGAACTGAAAGCGCTGCTGGGCGCGCCAGCCGAAACACCGGCTCTGACGGTCCGATGA
- a CDS encoding secretion system protein, with the protein MAIDDTGGGESEQVNSGGSLTDKPVRVGEYTWDDLRREVHDGGRFDRSVYLGFEPRELSQRLENAASAGKTLQAPFEEYLDPTTTPVAKDIYTWEHFKQEYYYEDGSLPRDSDGEVIPFDASEYLTFDPEHTENKLSAAEGIASELHEYVDENTVDVNPELDEDEFFSTREGHTTVVNRYDLEKAVPQSKKSHFRELERYWVNKPYACVVIFHSRKENEKKYYVIEPYLTDIEIDLREFLSGKLKTAIKYSEDDVIVQGTDADRAQVIQREAEQLLSRYDLYDGSVSGSGEESVLGQVKELFGLDEETQSETTGQLSGISTRPEPAILEDDEPKLNEYQVEKLLYMLKRDFVGYARIDGVKHDINVEDISCDGYNSRVFVYHTDYEQIISNVEHGKGELDDFVVKLAQRSGKGISKRQPQVDATLPDGSRAQLTLGREVSDHGTNYTIRQFKDVPFTPVDLINWNTFSLDEMAFLWLCIENNKSLIFAGGTASGKTTSLNAVSLFIPSNSKIVSIEDTREVELPQRNWVASVTRPSFGEDDKGDVDEFDLLEAALRQRPDYIVMGEIRGEEGRTLFQVMSTGHTTYTTFHADSVGEVIKRFTTEPINVSKTLFTALDLVSIQTQTRVDGNKVRRNKSLTEINEYSAENDEINVRDVYEWRAETDEYIQMGNSNTLEEIKFDRGWTQDKLDEELFKRKVVLAYLIEKGLNTYTQVAATIQAFINDPETILTLIANDQLELSLEDLREMESVKIDIDPEKEEMVPRPDAPPEMVEETKQVLDNAQPLFNTYKSRETPDIVSALMDDSEESDDEDSIDFGQFVPKAGAEADSE; encoded by the coding sequence ATGGCTATCGATGATACTGGGGGAGGTGAGTCAGAGCAGGTCAATAGTGGGGGGAGCCTGACTGACAAGCCTGTCCGGGTCGGCGAATACACGTGGGATGATCTCCGGCGGGAGGTCCACGACGGCGGCCGGTTTGACCGGAGCGTGTACCTCGGCTTCGAGCCGAGAGAACTCAGCCAGCGACTCGAAAACGCGGCGAGCGCCGGGAAAACACTCCAAGCGCCATTCGAAGAGTATCTTGATCCAACAACGACGCCAGTCGCGAAAGATATCTACACGTGGGAGCATTTCAAACAGGAGTATTACTACGAGGACGGCAGCCTCCCCCGTGACAGTGACGGCGAGGTCATTCCTTTCGATGCCAGTGAGTATCTAACCTTCGACCCTGAACACACGGAAAACAAGCTCTCCGCCGCCGAAGGCATCGCCAGTGAACTGCACGAGTACGTTGACGAAAACACCGTCGACGTGAATCCGGAACTGGACGAAGACGAGTTCTTCTCGACACGGGAGGGCCACACAACTGTCGTTAACCGCTATGACCTCGAAAAAGCCGTTCCCCAGTCGAAGAAATCCCACTTCAGGGAACTGGAACGGTACTGGGTGAACAAGCCCTACGCCTGCGTCGTCATCTTCCACTCACGGAAAGAGAACGAGAAGAAGTACTACGTCATCGAGCCGTATCTCACCGACATCGAGATCGACCTTCGGGAGTTCCTGTCGGGCAAACTCAAAACCGCGATCAAGTATTCTGAGGATGACGTGATCGTCCAGGGGACCGACGCCGACCGGGCACAGGTCATCCAGCGGGAGGCCGAACAGCTCCTTTCACGGTACGACCTCTACGACGGCTCAGTCTCCGGTAGCGGCGAAGAGAGCGTTCTCGGCCAGGTCAAAGAGCTGTTCGGACTAGACGAGGAGACTCAAAGTGAAACCACGGGGCAACTCTCCGGCATCTCGACACGTCCGGAACCGGCTATCCTCGAAGACGACGAACCGAAACTAAACGAGTATCAGGTCGAGAAGCTGCTGTACATGCTCAAGCGGGACTTCGTCGGCTACGCCCGCATTGACGGCGTCAAACACGACATCAACGTGGAGGACATCTCCTGTGACGGGTACAACTCCCGGGTGTTCGTCTATCACACCGACTACGAGCAGATCATCTCGAACGTCGAACACGGCAAGGGCGAACTCGACGACTTCGTCGTCAAACTCGCACAGCGTTCCGGGAAGGGTATCTCGAAGCGCCAGCCACAGGTCGACGCGACGCTCCCGGACGGGTCGCGTGCGCAGTTGACGCTCGGCCGTGAGGTGTCCGATCACGGGACCAACTACACCATCCGGCAGTTCAAGGACGTCCCGTTTACCCCGGTCGACCTCATCAACTGGAACACCTTCTCTTTGGACGAGATGGCGTTCCTCTGGCTCTGTATCGAGAACAACAAGAGCCTCATCTTCGCCGGCGGTACTGCTTCGGGGAAGACGACCAGCCTAAACGCTGTCTCGCTGTTCATCCCGTCAAACTCCAAGATCGTCTCCATCGAGGACACGCGTGAGGTCGAACTCCCACAGCGTAACTGGGTGGCCAGCGTCACGCGCCCCTCGTTCGGTGAGGACGACAAGGGCGATGTCGACGAGTTCGACCTGCTGGAGGCCGCGCTCCGCCAGCGACCCGACTACATCGTCATGGGTGAGATTCGTGGTGAGGAGGGCCGGACGCTGTTCCAGGTCATGTCGACCGGGCACACCACCTACACCACCTTCCACGCCGACTCCGTGGGCGAGGTCATCAAGCGGTTCACCACCGAGCCAATCAACGTCTCGAAGACGCTGTTTACGGCGCTCGACCTCGTCTCGATTCAGACCCAGACGCGGGTCGACGGGAACAAGGTCCGCCGGAACAAGTCCCTGACCGAAATCAACGAGTACTCCGCCGAGAACGACGAAATCAACGTCCGGGACGTCTACGAGTGGCGCGCCGAGACGGACGAGTACATCCAGATGGGGAACTCCAACACCCTCGAAGAAATCAAGTTCGACCGCGGGTGGACCCAGGACAAACTCGACGAGGAACTGTTCAAGCGGAAAGTCGTCCTCGCGTACCTCATCGAAAAGGGGCTAAACACCTACACGCAGGTCGCAGCGACAATACAGGCGTTCATCAACGACCCCGAGACCATCCTCACGCTCATCGCCAACGACCAGCTCGAACTGTCGCTTGAGGACCTCCGAGAGATGGAATCCGTCAAGATCGACATCGACCCGGAGAAAGAGGAGATGGTGCCCCGGCCGGACGCGCCGCCGGAGATGGTCGAGGAGACCAAGCAGGTACTTGATAACGCACAACCGCTGTTCAACACCTACAAGAGCCGCGAAACCCCGGATATCGTCTCAGCGCTGATGGACGATTCTGAGGAGAGTGATGACGAAGACAGCATCGACTTCGGCCAGTTCGTTCCGAAGGCCGGTGCGGAGGCAGATAGCGAATGA
- a CDS encoding chemotaxis protein: MSLMIDIRKLGLFNQMAKEGGNTVANHLSQMTGMETEMEITKINFIDIPDIKTHVGDEKQIGISIEMVEKPHGHILFLFNAASAKDLATGMIGDMGETDPNASGFTDMERSAIQEIGNIMTSGFIDGWANVLDTTIDISTPNFTFGPGSGMVDQLVGDRDNEMALMFDSRVHALESDINVKVYTFPELEELVDLMQEIEV, from the coding sequence ATGAGTCTGATGATAGATATTCGGAAGCTCGGGTTGTTCAATCAGATGGCTAAAGAGGGCGGCAACACCGTTGCGAACCACCTCAGCCAGATGACAGGGATGGAGACGGAGATGGAGATCACGAAGATCAACTTCATCGATATCCCGGATATCAAAACACACGTCGGCGACGAGAAGCAGATCGGTATCAGTATCGAAATGGTCGAAAAGCCCCATGGGCATATCCTGTTCCTGTTCAACGCCGCCAGTGCGAAGGACCTCGCTACTGGGATGATCGGCGATATGGGTGAGACAGACCCCAACGCGAGCGGTTTCACCGATATGGAGCGATCAGCGATTCAGGAAATCGGCAACATAATGACCAGCGGCTTCATCGACGGCTGGGCGAACGTGCTCGATACCACCATCGACATCTCCACGCCGAACTTCACGTTCGGCCCGGGGAGTGGAATGGTGGACCAGCTCGTCGGCGATCGGGACAACGAGATGGCGCTGATGTTCGACTCCCGCGTCCACGCACTGGAGTCCGATATCAACGTAAAGGTGTACACGTTTCCGGAACTCGAAGAACTGGTCGACCTGATGCAGGAAATCGAAGTGTAA
- a CDS encoding methyltransferase, producing MDETPLPEVTAQFARTLAPASDAVIEEMDAKADREGFPTVGPAVGGWLRLVARMVDADRVFEFGSGFGYSAYWMAPAVPDSGQIVLTEIDADELEDAREFLDRGGFSDRAAFEHGDAIEIVEGYDGPFDVVLIDNEKHRYTEAFEAVREKVPVGGAVVADNMIEAGPLEFEAVRALLDGDDIDANETSRGIAAYLECVGDDPEFETGLLPLGEGVAVSVRME from the coding sequence ATGGATGAAACCCCGCTCCCGGAAGTGACAGCGCAGTTCGCCCGGACACTGGCACCGGCCAGCGATGCAGTCATCGAGGAGATGGACGCCAAAGCCGACCGGGAAGGATTCCCGACGGTCGGCCCCGCAGTCGGCGGGTGGCTCCGCCTCGTCGCCCGGATGGTCGACGCCGACCGCGTCTTCGAGTTCGGCTCCGGCTTCGGCTACTCGGCCTACTGGATGGCTCCAGCCGTGCCCGACAGTGGGCAGATCGTTCTGACGGAGATTGACGCCGACGAACTCGAAGACGCCCGTGAGTTCCTCGACCGCGGCGGGTTCAGCGACCGGGCAGCCTTCGAGCACGGGGACGCAATCGAAATTGTCGAGGGGTACGACGGCCCGTTCGACGTTGTGCTCATCGACAACGAGAAACACCGATATACAGAGGCCTTCGAGGCTGTCCGGGAGAAAGTGCCGGTCGGCGGGGCCGTAGTCGCCGATAACATGATCGAGGCCGGGCCGCTGGAGTTCGAGGCAGTCCGGGCACTGCTGGACGGCGATGACATCGATGCGAACGAAACGAGTCGCGGTATCGCCGCGTATCTCGAATGCGTCGGCGACGACCCGGAGTTCGAGACAGGGCTGTTGCCGCTAGGCGAGGGCGTTGCCGTGAGCGTCCGTATGGAGTGA
- a CDS encoding AsnC family transcriptional regulator → MSSRREILDLLRENARYTTEDIARLTDYSESEVAELIDEFEEAGIIRGYQAVVDWNAVESDEERVRATVELNVTLDRETSYDDISDRIAKFPEVTSLRLVSGDYDFDLEVEGDSMREVSHFISDKIAPIPEITQTVTHYIMESYKEQGMEFDDHDDDDRLSVSP, encoded by the coding sequence ATGAGCAGTCGCCGCGAGATACTCGACCTGCTACGGGAGAACGCTCGCTACACGACCGAGGACATCGCTCGGTTGACCGATTACTCCGAGAGCGAGGTAGCCGAACTTATCGACGAATTTGAGGAGGCAGGCATCATTCGCGGCTATCAAGCTGTCGTCGACTGGAACGCGGTCGAGAGCGACGAGGAACGCGTCCGTGCCACTGTCGAACTCAACGTTACGCTGGACCGTGAGACCAGCTACGACGACATCTCCGACCGGATAGCGAAGTTCCCGGAAGTGACGTCACTGCGCCTCGTCAGCGGTGACTACGACTTCGATCTGGAGGTTGAGGGCGATTCGATGCGCGAAGTGTCGCACTTCATCAGCGACAAAATCGCACCAATCCCCGAGATTACGCAGACGGTAACCCACTACATCATGGAGTCGTACAAGGAGCAGGGGATGGAGTTCGACGACCACGACGACGATGACCGGCTGTCCGTCTCACCATGA
- a CDS encoding flagella assembly protein j has product MSLDTPSQQQVGSGGALGDTFYPAYQMVFDDEGDFVNSVENKLAEARMADNVEMFLARALAVGVIAGLALWLVGTFLGYLLVQLLFTGGEAPTLIGIPVSESVSAILDMLKLPFLVIVTGFVFGAIGFGIGFGSLVSIPYFRASAREREINVLLSDSISFMYALSVGGLNQLEILQSMGKAEDTYGEVAKEFQSIVLETEYFDTDYRTAVRNQALQTPSDELSQFLTDMLSIINSGGDMTSFLEDQKEKHMRTARQEQEKMLETLELFGEMYMTLSLFPLLLIIILVIMSMMGNAQKSLIYGTVYGLIPLTGLGFLVLVSTVTQDSIGDGYLRSSPGEKELVVDEGVGVFNLGLIESYTGTYSVFDRIKSREGTHELLAILTRPDLFFRDHPLLVLWLTVPLSILAVVAAIVIGWAPLSLDGMIAVPVRSTFFWVYVPMYLNFVPLMIFYEWNQRSRKAIIGKLSENLRKLASANDTGMTLLESVKVVSETSSGKLSEEFETIHAKVNYGTSLKDALREFNNKYNVPRLARTVKLIAEAQEASSQIQDVLSTAAQASENQDDIERERKSRTRMQTVIILMTYLTLLGVMALLKTQFLDVMSGLATQASGASNPSAPGGGFGGSVDTELLSMLFFHAVTLQALLSSFIAGYIREVKLVAGVKFAVVLSTIALVVWIAVG; this is encoded by the coding sequence ATGAGCCTCGACACACCGAGTCAGCAACAGGTGGGCAGCGGCGGTGCCCTCGGTGACACGTTCTACCCGGCGTACCAGATGGTGTTCGACGACGAGGGCGACTTCGTCAACAGCGTCGAGAACAAACTCGCAGAGGCCCGGATGGCCGACAACGTTGAGATGTTCCTTGCACGCGCACTCGCAGTCGGTGTCATCGCCGGCTTGGCGCTTTGGCTCGTCGGCACGTTCCTCGGGTATCTGCTGGTCCAGTTGCTGTTTACCGGTGGAGAGGCCCCGACACTCATCGGGATTCCGGTGTCTGAGAGCGTCTCAGCGATCCTCGATATGCTGAAACTCCCATTCCTCGTCATCGTGACCGGGTTCGTATTCGGTGCCATCGGGTTCGGAATCGGGTTCGGGTCGCTGGTCTCGATACCGTACTTCCGTGCGAGCGCGCGCGAGCGCGAAATCAATGTCCTGTTGTCCGACTCGATCTCGTTCATGTATGCGCTGTCCGTCGGCGGGCTCAACCAACTCGAAATTCTGCAATCGATGGGGAAGGCCGAAGACACGTACGGTGAGGTCGCAAAGGAGTTCCAGTCTATCGTGCTGGAGACGGAGTATTTCGATACCGACTACCGGACTGCTGTTCGGAATCAAGCGCTCCAGACCCCCTCGGACGAACTGTCGCAGTTCCTGACGGATATGCTCTCCATCATCAACTCCGGCGGAGACATGACCTCCTTCCTCGAAGATCAGAAGGAAAAACACATGCGAACCGCCCGGCAGGAACAGGAGAAGATGCTGGAGACGCTGGAGCTGTTCGGCGAGATGTACATGACGCTCTCGCTGTTCCCGCTGCTTCTCATCATCATTCTGGTCATTATGTCGATGATGGGTAACGCCCAGAAGTCGCTCATCTACGGCACCGTGTACGGGCTGATTCCCTTGACCGGGCTGGGCTTTCTCGTCCTCGTCTCGACTGTCACGCAGGACTCCATCGGCGACGGCTATCTGCGTTCGAGCCCCGGTGAGAAGGAACTCGTCGTCGACGAAGGTGTCGGCGTGTTCAACCTCGGGCTCATCGAGAGCTACACAGGGACCTACAGCGTCTTCGACCGGATCAAGAGCCGGGAAGGAACTCACGAACTCCTCGCTATCCTTACACGGCCTGACCTGTTCTTCCGTGACCATCCGCTGTTGGTGCTGTGGCTGACGGTTCCGCTGTCAATTCTCGCTGTCGTCGCGGCTATCGTCATCGGCTGGGCCCCGCTATCGCTGGATGGGATGATCGCTGTCCCGGTTCGGTCGACGTTTTTCTGGGTGTACGTCCCGATGTACCTCAATTTCGTCCCGCTGATGATATTCTACGAATGGAACCAACGCTCGCGGAAGGCGATCATCGGAAAGCTATCCGAGAACCTCCGGAAGCTGGCGTCGGCCAACGACACTGGGATGACGCTTTTGGAGTCGGTCAAGGTTGTCTCCGAAACGTCCTCGGGAAAACTCTCTGAGGAGTTTGAGACCATTCACGCGAAGGTCAACTACGGCACGAGCCTGAAAGATGCGCTCCGGGAATTCAACAACAAGTACAACGTCCCGCGACTGGCGCGGACGGTCAAGCTCATCGCTGAGGCACAGGAAGCCTCCAGTCAGATTCAGGACGTGCTTTCGACGGCCGCACAGGCCTCGGAAAATCAAGACGATATCGAACGGGAGCGCAAATCCCGGACGCGGATGCAGACGGTCATCATTCTGATGACGTACCTGACGCTGCTCGGCGTGATGGCGTTGCTGAAAACACAGTTCCTCGACGTGATGTCTGGGCTGGCGACGCAGGCGTCCGGGGCGAGCAACCCGAGCGCGCCCGGCGGCGGGTTCGGTGGCAGCGTCGACACGGAACTGCTGTCGATGCTGTTCTTCCATGCGGTGACGCTGCAGGCGTTGCTGTCGTCGTTTATCGCCGGTTACATTCGGGAAGTGAAGCTCGTCGCAGGCGTCAAATTCGCGGTCGTCCTGTCGACAATTGCACTGGTGGTGTGGATCGCCGTGGGCTAG
- a CDS encoding aromatic amino acid aminotransferase (catalyzes the transamination of the aromatic amino acid forming a ketoacid; first step in aromatic amino acid degradation in lactococci), which produces MTFEPADRVDSVPPSGIRRFFELAEEMDDIISLGVGEPDFSAPWAAREAAIASLERGQTSYTANRGKRELRERIADYEAATHNLQYDPDEEILITAGASEGLDLAFRALLNPGDSIAIAQPCYVSYVPGATFAGIDVIDVPTRAEDEFKLTREVLESSGAAEADALVYCYPNNPTGATMAAEEMASVAAFCRENDLLVFADEIYADLTYEHDHTSIATLPGMRERTVVFNGFSKAFAMTGFRLGYAMAPPEAIKAMNRIHQYSMLSAPTTAQHAAMEALDNCRDEVTEMAAQYDRRRKYVLTRFEEMGLDCFPAAGAFYAFPECPWDDAGEFAESLLQEKRVAVVPGTAFGEGGSGHLRVSYATGLDDLKEAMARIESFIN; this is translated from the coding sequence ATGACGTTCGAGCCAGCGGACAGAGTCGACAGCGTGCCGCCCTCCGGCATCCGTCGATTCTTCGAACTGGCCGAGGAGATGGACGACATCATCTCGCTCGGGGTCGGTGAGCCGGACTTCTCTGCCCCATGGGCGGCCCGTGAAGCCGCTATCGCGTCGCTCGAACGCGGCCAGACCTCCTACACCGCCAATCGCGGCAAGCGGGAGCTCCGGGAACGCATTGCAGACTACGAAGCGGCGACACACAACCTGCAGTACGACCCTGACGAGGAAATCCTCATCACCGCGGGTGCGAGCGAGGGTCTAGACCTCGCTTTTCGGGCGCTGCTAAACCCCGGAGACTCAATCGCTATCGCCCAGCCCTGCTACGTCTCGTACGTCCCCGGCGCGACGTTCGCCGGCATCGACGTGATTGACGTTCCAACACGCGCGGAAGACGAGTTCAAACTCACCCGAGAGGTGCTGGAGTCGTCCGGTGCGGCCGAGGCCGACGCACTCGTGTACTGCTACCCCAACAATCCGACCGGAGCGACGATGGCGGCCGAGGAGATGGCGTCCGTTGCAGCCTTTTGCCGCGAAAACGACCTCCTCGTGTTCGCCGACGAGATCTACGCCGATCTCACGTACGAACACGACCACACGTCTATCGCGACCCTTCCCGGGATGCGCGAGCGGACCGTCGTGTTCAACGGGTTTTCCAAGGCGTTCGCGATGACGGGGTTCAGACTGGGCTACGCGATGGCCCCGCCAGAGGCTATCAAGGCGATGAACCGAATCCATCAGTACTCGATGCTTTCGGCCCCGACAACGGCTCAGCACGCCGCTATGGAGGCACTCGACAACTGCCGCGACGAGGTCACGGAAATGGCCGCGCAGTACGACCGCCGACGGAAGTACGTCCTCACGCGCTTCGAAGAAATGGGACTTGATTGCTTCCCGGCGGCTGGGGCGTTCTACGCGTTCCCGGAGTGTCCCTGGGACGATGCCGGTGAGTTCGCCGAAAGTCTGCTTCAGGAAAAGCGAGTCGCGGTCGTCCCCGGCACAGCCTTCGGCGAGGGTGGATCAGGTCATCTGCGAGTGTCGTACGCGACGGGCCTTGATGACCTCAAAGAAGCGATGGCCCGGATAGAGTCGTTCATTAATTGA
- a CDS encoding PTS mannose transporter subunit IID — protein MVGLVVVSHSYTAAQGISEIAAEMAGETPIEPVGGDSDGGIGTVPDDIEAALAAADDGDGVVVLVDLGSAVMNTEVAIELSETEAAIADAPVLEGAVNAAVAATSPDATLGSVREQAEAARDVDKL, from the coding sequence ATGGTAGGACTCGTTGTCGTTTCCCATAGTTACACTGCCGCACAGGGAATCTCGGAAATAGCCGCGGAGATGGCCGGTGAGACACCCATCGAACCGGTCGGTGGCGACAGTGACGGTGGTATCGGGACGGTCCCCGACGACATCGAAGCTGCGCTTGCTGCCGCCGACGACGGCGACGGTGTCGTTGTCCTCGTGGACCTCGGTAGCGCCGTTATGAACACCGAGGTCGCCATCGAACTGAGCGAGACTGAGGCCGCGATAGCGGACGCGCCAGTGCTGGAGGGCGCAGTCAACGCGGCGGTAGCCGCCACCAGCCCGGACGCGACGCTCGGTTCCGTCCGGGAACAGGCAGAAGCGGCTCGGGATGTCGACAAGCTCTGA
- a CDS encoding thioredoxin family protein: MVSLDSESDVLGRGDRAPTFELPGADGKTHSLSDFTDKDALLVVFTCNHCPYAKAKIGELNRLATDYNDLAVIGINANDPEEYPDDSFERMQELVDRGEIQYDAYLFDEAQDVAAAYGARCTPDPFLFRNDDGTFKLAYHGRLDDAPNPDDEPSEREMAAHVETLLSGDQITAVEKPSRGCSIKWKPGNEPAYWDV; the protein is encoded by the coding sequence ATGGTTTCACTCGATTCGGAGTCCGACGTGCTCGGACGTGGGGACAGAGCACCGACGTTCGAACTCCCGGGAGCGGACGGAAAAACGCACTCACTGTCGGATTTCACGGACAAGGACGCACTACTGGTCGTATTTACGTGCAACCACTGTCCGTACGCGAAAGCGAAGATTGGAGAGCTAAACCGTCTCGCGACAGACTACAACGATCTCGCTGTCATTGGAATCAACGCCAACGACCCTGAAGAGTACCCAGACGACTCGTTCGAGCGGATGCAGGAACTCGTCGACCGTGGAGAGATACAGTACGACGCGTATCTATTCGATGAGGCACAGGATGTCGCGGCCGCGTACGGCGCTCGCTGTACCCCCGATCCGTTCTTGTTCCGAAACGACGATGGAACGTTCAAACTGGCGTACCACGGCCGCCTCGACGACGCACCGAACCCGGACGACGAACCGAGCGAGCGGGAGATGGCTGCACACGTCGAAACGTTGCTCAGTGGCGACCAGATTACGGCAGTCGAGAAACCATCCAGAGGGTGCTCGATAAAGTGGAAGCCCGGTAACGAACCAGCCTACTGGGACGTCTGA